Proteins from one Planctomyces sp. SH-PL62 genomic window:
- a CDS encoding HNH/ENDO VII family nuclease: protein MEQGRPPIGNDGLRAELHHQNQNPHGPFEELTRAC, encoded by the coding sequence ATGGAACAAGGCAGGCCCCCAATCGGCAATGATGGATTGCGTGCAGAGCTTCACCATCAGAACCAAAATCCACACGGTCCATTTGAAGAGTTGACTAGGGCCTGTTGA
- a CDS encoding SMI1/KNR4 family protein: MDIKDLRNEISRIADAEFVGGVPADAITSAEADLQVSFPPSYRAFLREFGAGHVSSEDIFGLGGPQHSDVVWLAKELRSRTTTRFPRHLVPIRNDGFGNYDCIDTSTVLPNGECPIVEFVHGWDGGDNRKLSEDFFHWVMDIIKMVREIEA, encoded by the coding sequence ATGGATATCAAAGACCTGCGGAATGAAATCAGTCGGATTGCGGATGCGGAGTTTGTCGGTGGCGTTCCCGCGGACGCAATCACCTCAGCCGAGGCAGATCTGCAAGTTTCATTTCCACCGTCCTACAGGGCCTTCCTTCGGGAATTCGGTGCGGGGCACGTGTCCTCGGAAGACATTTTCGGACTGGGCGGACCTCAGCACAGCGACGTCGTGTGGCTGGCTAAAGAGCTGAGATCCCGGACGACGACTCGGTTCCCTAGACATCTGGTGCCGATCAGAAACGATGGATTCGGCAACTATGATTGCATTGACACGTCGACGGTGCTGCCGAATGGCGAGTGCCCGATCGTCGAATTCGTTCATGGTTGGGATGGAGGGGACAATCGCAAACTGTCCGAAGATTTTTTCCATTGGGTTATGGATATTATAAAAATGGTCCGCGAAATTGAAGCGTAA
- the lon gene encoding endopeptidase La translates to MAERQTLPVLPLRGTVMYPGLTVPIGVGRPGTLHAIEAALKENREVFAVAQRENVDEPTTDQLYTMGVVGKIGQVQRGLGGVQLLLQGEHRAAVLNYHDGEEYLTADVMPIAEVPPLDEGDAAFVALYKETRERAMELGERRGLPDEVLHQVLDSVTEPGRFADLVAGYVELPVIDKQLLLETLGVEERLRRVLIQVQRQIGMLAAQAEIKSQVQEELGERQREMFLREQLKAIQKELGDDDQSRELIELREKLGKLELPREARVEVERELGRLERSGRESMEAQVIRTYLEWIAELPWTVRSDDDLDLKRAAEVLDEDHYGLEDVKDRVLEFLAVRQLRARKLAEEVAASGECAKSKLKEANETVTTSLNGAKPDDESSITDGKEAKAKAMARGPILLFVGPPGVGKTSIAKSIARALGRKYIRAALGGIRDEADVRGHRRTYVGAMPGRIIQGLKQVGTKNPVFLLDEVDKLGVSYQGDPASALLEVLDPAQNDTFTDNYLNVPFDLSEVLFVATANFIQNIPGPLLDRMEVVDFAGYTEREKAEIAKTYLIPRQLEESGLSSEEVTFTDDAVTTLVSEYTRESGVRQLERQVGAVARKLARKLAAGEPAAGTIGPEAVHDLLGRPKVHPEQAGAGPEVGVATGMYYTPAGGDIMFVEAAVRRLQGARPHEGADGYAGPGSVSLILTGQLGDVMKESARAAVTYATANARALEFPDDLGAIEVHIHVPAGAIPKDGPSAGVAMAVAIVSALTNRPVRSDVAMTGETTLRGRVLPIGGVKEKVLGAHRAGIREIIIPKKNEADLDDIPADVREALVFHCVSTLDEAFAIALQPAAARTPVLEPVG, encoded by the coding sequence ATGGCGGAACGACAGACGCTGCCGGTGCTCCCCTTGCGGGGGACGGTGATGTATCCCGGGCTGACGGTCCCGATCGGGGTCGGTCGGCCGGGGACCTTGCATGCGATCGAGGCGGCGTTGAAGGAGAACCGCGAGGTCTTCGCGGTCGCCCAGCGCGAGAACGTGGACGAGCCGACGACGGACCAGCTCTACACGATGGGGGTGGTCGGCAAGATCGGCCAGGTCCAGCGCGGGCTGGGGGGCGTCCAGCTCTTGCTCCAGGGGGAGCACCGCGCGGCGGTTCTGAACTATCACGACGGGGAGGAGTACCTCACGGCCGACGTCATGCCGATCGCCGAGGTGCCGCCGCTCGACGAGGGCGACGCCGCGTTCGTCGCGCTCTACAAGGAGACCCGTGAGCGGGCGATGGAGCTGGGCGAGCGCCGGGGGCTGCCCGACGAGGTGCTGCATCAGGTGCTCGACTCCGTGACCGAGCCCGGCCGGTTCGCCGACCTGGTCGCGGGCTACGTCGAGCTTCCCGTGATCGACAAGCAGCTCTTGCTGGAGACCCTGGGGGTCGAGGAGCGTCTGCGGCGGGTCTTGATCCAGGTCCAGCGCCAGATCGGCATGCTCGCGGCCCAGGCCGAGATCAAGTCGCAGGTGCAGGAGGAGCTGGGGGAGCGCCAGCGCGAGATGTTCCTGCGCGAGCAGCTCAAGGCGATCCAGAAGGAGCTGGGCGACGACGACCAGTCCCGCGAGCTGATCGAGCTGCGCGAGAAGCTCGGCAAGCTGGAACTCCCTCGCGAGGCCCGCGTCGAGGTCGAGCGCGAGCTGGGCCGGCTGGAGCGCTCGGGCCGCGAGTCGATGGAGGCGCAGGTCATCCGCACCTATCTGGAGTGGATCGCCGAGCTTCCCTGGACCGTCCGCTCCGACGACGACCTGGACCTCAAGCGCGCCGCCGAGGTGCTCGACGAGGACCATTACGGCCTGGAGGACGTCAAGGACCGCGTGCTCGAATTCCTGGCCGTCCGCCAGCTCCGCGCCCGGAAGCTGGCCGAGGAGGTCGCGGCCTCGGGCGAGTGCGCCAAGTCGAAGCTGAAGGAAGCCAACGAGACGGTCACGACGTCGCTCAACGGGGCGAAGCCCGACGACGAGAGTTCGATCACCGACGGCAAGGAGGCCAAGGCCAAGGCGATGGCCCGCGGCCCGATCCTGCTGTTCGTCGGCCCGCCGGGCGTCGGCAAGACGTCGATCGCCAAGTCGATCGCCCGCGCCCTGGGCCGGAAGTACATCCGCGCCGCGCTCGGCGGCATCCGCGACGAGGCCGACGTCCGGGGCCACCGGCGGACCTACGTCGGCGCCATGCCCGGCCGGATCATCCAGGGCCTCAAGCAGGTCGGGACCAAGAACCCCGTCTTCCTGCTCGACGAGGTCGACAAGCTCGGCGTCTCGTACCAGGGGGACCCCGCCAGCGCGCTGCTGGAAGTCCTCGACCCGGCGCAGAACGACACCTTCACGGACAACTATCTGAACGTCCCGTTCGACCTCAGCGAGGTCCTGTTCGTGGCGACGGCGAACTTCATCCAGAACATCCCCGGCCCGCTCCTGGACCGGATGGAGGTGGTGGACTTCGCCGGCTACACCGAGCGCGAGAAGGCCGAGATCGCCAAGACCTACCTGATCCCTCGCCAGCTCGAGGAGTCGGGCCTGTCGAGCGAGGAGGTGACGTTCACCGACGACGCCGTGACGACCCTGGTGAGCGAGTACACCCGCGAGAGCGGCGTGCGCCAGCTCGAACGCCAGGTCGGCGCCGTCGCCCGCAAGCTGGCGCGGAAGCTCGCCGCGGGCGAGCCGGCGGCCGGGACCATCGGGCCGGAAGCCGTCCACGACCTGCTGGGCCGCCCCAAGGTCCATCCCGAGCAGGCCGGCGCGGGCCCCGAGGTCGGCGTGGCGACCGGCATGTATTACACGCCGGCCGGCGGCGACATCATGTTCGTCGAGGCCGCCGTGCGCCGCCTCCAGGGGGCCAGGCCCCACGAGGGGGCCGACGGGTACGCCGGCCCCGGCAGCGTCTCCCTGATCCTCACCGGCCAGCTCGGCGACGTCATGAAGGAATCGGCGCGGGCCGCCGTGACCTACGCGACGGCCAACGCGCGGGCCCTGGAGTTCCCCGACGACCTGGGCGCGATCGAGGTCCACATCCACGTCCCGGCGGGCGCGATCCCCAAGGACGGCCCCTCGGCGGGCGTGGCGATGGCCGTGGCCATCGTCTCGGCCCTGACCAACCGACCCGTCCGCAGCGACGTCGCCATGACCGGCGAGACCACCCTGCGAGGACGCGTCCTCCCCATCGGCGGGGTCAAGGAAAAAGTCCTCGGCGCCCATCGCGCCGGAATCCGGGAGATCATCATCCCCAAGAAGAACGAGGCCGACCTCGACGACATCCCCGCCGACGTCCGCGAGGCCCTCGTCTTCCACTGCGTCTCCACCCTCGACGAGGCCTTCGCCATCGCCCTCCAACCGGCGGCCGCCCGGACCCCGGTCCTCGAACCCGTGGGCTGA
- a CDS encoding DUF1559 domain-containing protein translates to MGRRRGFTLIELLVVIAIIAVLIALLLPAVQAAREAARRISCTNNLKQIGLAFHGYHDAHNRLPMGYVFAPGYVRGGFGWGAMILSGVEQRPLFDSANFSVPLWNAANSTTSATPISFFLCPSDETSPGRFLERDGFRHAKSSYVASFGPGNMDADPTDRRGLFYRNSAVSFAEVTDGLSTTLAGSERHNGTFSVEIGSHDHFDAETVWMGAVKEEPDDDHAHTTLFQSSHVPNSRDMNDQDAACRHPGGINTLLGDGSVRFLKSSINLDVYRAMSSRSGSEVVSADAY, encoded by the coding sequence ATGGGGCGACGTCGCGGCTTCACGCTGATCGAGCTGCTGGTGGTGATCGCGATCATCGCGGTCCTGATCGCGCTTTTGCTGCCGGCGGTGCAAGCGGCGCGTGAGGCGGCCCGCCGGATCTCGTGCACGAACAATCTGAAGCAGATCGGGCTGGCGTTCCACGGTTATCACGACGCCCACAACCGCCTGCCGATGGGTTACGTCTTCGCGCCGGGGTATGTGCGGGGCGGGTTCGGCTGGGGGGCGATGATCCTGTCGGGCGTGGAGCAGCGGCCCTTGTTCGACTCGGCGAATTTCAGCGTGCCGCTCTGGAACGCGGCGAACTCGACCACGTCGGCGACGCCGATCAGCTTCTTCCTCTGCCCGTCCGACGAGACATCGCCGGGTCGGTTCCTGGAGCGCGACGGCTTCCGGCATGCGAAATCGAGCTACGTCGCATCGTTCGGTCCGGGGAACATGGACGCCGACCCGACCGACCGCCGGGGCCTCTTTTACCGCAACAGCGCCGTGAGCTTCGCGGAGGTGACCGACGGCCTCTCGACGACCCTCGCCGGCTCCGAGCGGCATAACGGGACGTTCTCGGTGGAGATCGGCTCGCACGACCACTTCGACGCCGAGACCGTCTGGATGGGTGCCGTGAAAGAGGAGCCGGACGACGACCACGCTCACACGACCCTCTTCCAGTCCAGCCACGTCCCCAACTCTCGCGACATGAACGACCAGGACGCCGCCTGCCGTCACCCGGGCGGGATCAACACCCTCCTGGGCGACGGCTCGGTGCGGTTCCTCAAGTCCTCGATCAACCTCGACGTCTACCGGGCCATGTCCAGCCGCTCCGGGAGCGAGGTCGTCAGCGCGGACGCCTACTGA
- a CDS encoding GTPase domain-containing protein has translation MAERFTKADWEREHLLAGFDRLHERLLAWAKGAPAWPPFQEAKGLVGRLDSRLRVPEIDLDRALVVGFLGGSGTGKSTLFNALLGRRVSRAGKEFRPMTRRAVVACHPDVDPAFLGLDDDALEIHRLNVPLLEQMILIDCPDPDTQDPEDGEEGGRHLDILRSVLPHCDVMVHTVTSQKYKSHVVGQEVRRNAPGRQILFVQTHARIDHDNRPDLRRYLDSLGLRVPEIYRLDAAEAMARQEAGEAVDPEFAKFRDLLEHELASRARHRIRRANLLGLYGWLLAAIRGPVDAGLEAVAKLESALNQERARMAARIAAKMSERIDANRRLWRSRVLRQLNQTWGAGPLAFLIGLWSAAGSLVRSLILLRARTPTQAILAGGWTAVSLVGEKWRESRAAAALTAEADLGLTEGDLAHARTILQGYQNEAGIRPSPSEDGGDFSAEQLATVAVEVYRRLDAEINEVVEKRVARRAGRAVHVAFEALFSLLPAWLVLHMAKNFFYDHMIQGRPLLGLDFVFQAAFWCLLWGVLVGGLLLHRLNRGLDQDLKAVVDRLAHAPLLDALCRDASDACAAVRAHAEALAAVERDLADLERRVGGVLDLGLGALRVETPPELPTVATTTLKAVEPPGKSTLVANP, from the coding sequence ATGGCGGAGCGATTCACCAAGGCCGACTGGGAGCGCGAGCACCTGCTCGCCGGCTTCGACCGCCTGCACGAGCGGCTCCTCGCCTGGGCGAAGGGGGCGCCGGCGTGGCCCCCGTTCCAGGAGGCGAAGGGGCTCGTGGGCCGGCTCGACTCGCGGCTGCGCGTGCCCGAGATCGACCTCGACCGCGCCCTGGTCGTCGGCTTCCTCGGCGGCTCGGGGACGGGCAAGAGCACGCTGTTCAACGCGCTTTTGGGGCGTCGGGTCAGCCGGGCGGGCAAGGAGTTCCGGCCGATGACCCGGCGCGCCGTGGTGGCCTGCCACCCCGACGTCGACCCGGCCTTCCTGGGCCTGGACGACGACGCGCTGGAGATCCATCGCCTGAACGTCCCCCTGCTCGAACAGATGATCCTGATCGACTGCCCCGACCCGGACACCCAGGACCCCGAGGACGGCGAGGAGGGGGGCCGCCACCTGGACATCCTCCGCTCCGTGCTCCCCCACTGCGACGTCATGGTCCACACCGTCACCTCGCAGAAGTACAAGTCGCACGTCGTCGGCCAGGAGGTGCGCCGGAACGCGCCGGGGCGGCAGATTTTGTTCGTCCAGACCCACGCCCGCATCGACCACGACAACCGGCCGGACCTCCGCCGCTACCTCGACTCGCTGGGCCTGCGGGTGCCGGAGATCTACCGGCTCGACGCCGCCGAGGCGATGGCGAGGCAGGAGGCCGGGGAGGCCGTCGACCCCGAGTTCGCGAAGTTCCGCGACCTGCTGGAGCACGAGCTGGCCAGCCGCGCCCGCCACCGGATCCGTCGCGCCAACCTGCTGGGCCTCTATGGCTGGCTCCTGGCCGCGATCCGGGGGCCGGTCGACGCCGGCCTGGAGGCGGTGGCGAAGCTGGAGTCGGCCTTGAACCAGGAGCGGGCCCGGATGGCCGCCCGGATCGCCGCCAAGATGTCCGAGCGGATCGACGCCAATCGCCGGCTCTGGCGGTCGCGAGTGCTCAGGCAGCTCAACCAGACCTGGGGCGCCGGGCCGCTCGCGTTCCTGATCGGGCTCTGGTCGGCGGCCGGGAGCCTGGTCCGCTCGCTGATCCTGCTCCGCGCCCGGACCCCCACACAGGCGATCCTCGCCGGCGGCTGGACGGCCGTGTCGCTCGTCGGCGAGAAGTGGCGCGAGAGCCGCGCCGCCGCCGCGCTCACCGCCGAGGCCGACCTCGGCCTGACCGAAGGGGACCTGGCCCACGCGCGGACGATCCTCCAGGGCTACCAGAACGAGGCCGGGATCCGCCCCTCCCCGAGCGAGGACGGTGGCGACTTCTCGGCCGAGCAGCTGGCCACGGTGGCCGTCGAGGTCTACCGCCGGCTCGACGCCGAGATCAACGAGGTCGTCGAGAAGCGCGTGGCCCGACGCGCCGGGAGGGCCGTCCACGTCGCCTTCGAGGCGCTCTTCTCCCTGCTCCCGGCCTGGCTCGTCCTCCACATGGCCAAGAACTTCTTTTATGACCACATGATCCAGGGCCGCCCCCTCCTGGGCCTGGACTTCGTCTTCCAGGCGGCCTTCTGGTGCCTGCTCTGGGGCGTCCTGGTCGGCGGGCTGCTCCTGCACCGGCTGAACCGGGGGCTCGACCAGGATCTGAAGGCCGTCGTCGACCGGCTCGCCCACGCCCCCCTGCTCGACGCCCTCTGTCGCGACGCCTCCGACGCCTGCGCGGCCGTCCGCGCCCACGCCGAGGCCCTCGCCGCCGTCGAGCGCGACCTCGCCGACCTCGAACGCCGGGTCGGCGGCGTCCTCGACCTCGGCCTCGGCGCCCTGCGGGTCGAGACCCCGCCCGAACTCCCGACCGTGGCGACGACGACGCTGAAGGCGGTGGAGCCGCCGGGGAAGTCGACCCTGGTCGCCAACCCCTGA
- a CDS encoding hybrid sensor histidine kinase/response regulator, with translation MSDDLSGFSLMDLFRMEAEERLAVLSQGLVGLETDATSGAIEPLMRAAHSIKGAARVVGLDAAVRVAHAMEDVLVAAQKGNVALGAGAIDGLLRGVDFLTAVAEVKEPDLEGWQAEHAAEVDSLCEAFAAIEAGKAPEPAAPAPAPASTPVAVSAPAAPAPAPAPEAPAEDHEVEDEPVKAASPSATPSPSPSATPSPSPSPPVASAEGADRVVRVTAESLSRLMGLAGESLVQTRRFRPFLDDLLELKRRQTGLLEGLQNLEGRIAGEAGADGDRAVELAMLAQARDQASRCQEGLTTFLETIEAFARSGEDISGRLHHEVLASRMRPLADGARGFPRLVRDVARGMGKQARFEVVGESTGVDRDILDGLDAPLNHLIRNALDHGVESPDERRAAGKDPTGTIRLEARHMAGMLQIVLEDDGRGIDVDRLRAKVVEKGLTTQPMAARMSEPELLDFLFLPGFSTKDQVTEISGRGVGLDVVQTMVQAVRGTFRVSTKLGRGTRFTLQLPLTMSIIRALLVEVGGEPFAFPLNRIDRITTVADDEIVELEGKPHMRIDGQPVGLVEASRIFDWEGSPRSNGRMPVVVASDRSHRFGVVVDRFLGERDLRVAPLDPRLGRVPNFNSSSVLEDGWPVLILDVEDLIRSIDNLLSGRRIGRLASEALAAGAAERRVKRVLVVDDSITVRELERQLLENQGYQVDVAVDGVDGWNSVRTGRYDLVVSDVDMPRMDGVELVSLIKKDPRLRPIPVVIVSYKDREEDRIRGLDAGANFYLTKSSFHDQTFLSTVVDLIGEARG, from the coding sequence ATGAGCGACGACCTCAGCGGATTCTCGCTGATGGACCTGTTCCGGATGGAGGCGGAGGAGCGGCTGGCGGTCCTCTCGCAAGGTCTGGTGGGCCTGGAGACCGACGCGACGAGCGGGGCGATCGAGCCCCTGATGCGGGCGGCGCACTCGATCAAGGGGGCGGCGCGGGTGGTGGGGCTGGACGCGGCGGTGCGGGTCGCCCACGCGATGGAGGACGTCCTGGTCGCCGCCCAGAAAGGGAATGTGGCGCTCGGCGCGGGGGCGATCGACGGCCTGCTGCGGGGCGTCGACTTCCTGACGGCCGTCGCCGAGGTCAAGGAGCCCGACCTGGAAGGCTGGCAGGCCGAGCACGCCGCCGAGGTCGATTCCCTCTGCGAAGCCTTCGCCGCAATCGAGGCCGGGAAGGCCCCGGAACCGGCTGCACCTGCGCCGGCTCCAGCGTCCACTCCCGTCGCCGTCTCGGCTCCCGCCGCGCCCGCGCCCGCTCCCGCGCCGGAAGCCCCTGCCGAGGACCACGAGGTCGAGGACGAGCCGGTGAAGGCCGCGTCGCCGTCGGCCACGCCGTCGCCGTCGCCGTCGGCCACGCCGTCGCCGTCGCCGTCGCCGCCGGTGGCTTCGGCCGAGGGGGCGGATCGGGTCGTGCGCGTGACGGCCGAGAGCCTCTCGCGGCTGATGGGGCTGGCGGGGGAGTCCCTGGTGCAGACGCGGCGGTTCCGGCCGTTCCTGGACGACCTGCTGGAACTCAAGCGGCGGCAGACGGGGCTCCTGGAGGGGCTCCAGAATCTCGAAGGTCGGATCGCGGGGGAAGCGGGGGCGGACGGCGACCGGGCCGTCGAGCTGGCGATGCTGGCCCAGGCGCGCGACCAGGCCTCGCGCTGCCAGGAGGGGCTGACGACGTTCCTGGAGACGATCGAGGCGTTCGCGCGCAGCGGCGAGGACATCTCGGGCCGCCTGCATCACGAGGTGCTGGCCAGCCGGATGCGCCCGCTGGCCGACGGCGCCCGGGGCTTCCCCCGGCTGGTGCGCGACGTGGCCCGGGGGATGGGCAAGCAGGCCCGGTTCGAGGTCGTCGGCGAGTCGACGGGCGTCGACCGCGACATCCTCGACGGCCTGGACGCCCCGCTCAATCACCTGATCCGCAACGCGCTGGACCACGGCGTCGAGTCGCCCGACGAGCGCCGGGCCGCCGGCAAGGACCCGACCGGGACGATCCGCCTGGAAGCTCGCCACATGGCCGGGATGCTCCAGATCGTCCTGGAGGACGACGGCCGGGGGATCGACGTCGATCGGCTGCGGGCGAAGGTGGTCGAGAAGGGGCTGACGACCCAGCCGATGGCCGCCCGGATGTCCGAGCCCGAGCTGCTTGATTTCCTGTTCCTCCCCGGGTTCTCGACCAAGGATCAGGTCACCGAGATTTCCGGCCGGGGGGTCGGCCTGGACGTCGTCCAGACGATGGTGCAGGCGGTGCGGGGGACGTTCCGGGTCTCCACCAAGCTCGGCCGGGGGACCCGGTTCACGCTCCAGCTCCCGCTCACGATGTCGATCATCCGGGCCCTGCTGGTCGAGGTCGGCGGCGAGCCGTTCGCCTTCCCGCTGAACCGGATCGACCGGATCACGACCGTCGCCGACGACGAGATCGTGGAGCTGGAGGGGAAGCCCCACATGCGGATCGACGGCCAGCCCGTGGGGCTGGTGGAGGCCTCGCGGATCTTCGACTGGGAGGGTTCGCCCCGCTCCAACGGCCGGATGCCGGTGGTCGTCGCCAGCGACCGCAGCCACCGTTTCGGCGTGGTCGTCGACAGGTTCCTGGGGGAGCGCGACCTCCGCGTCGCCCCGCTCGACCCTCGCCTGGGACGGGTCCCCAACTTCAACAGCTCGTCGGTCCTGGAGGACGGCTGGCCGGTCCTGATCCTCGACGTCGAGGACCTGATCCGCTCGATCGACAACCTGCTTAGCGGCCGTCGCATCGGCCGGCTGGCCTCCGAGGCGCTCGCCGCCGGCGCCGCCGAGCGCCGGGTCAAGCGGGTGCTCGTGGTGGACGACTCGATCACCGTCCGCGAGCTGGAGCGCCAGCTCCTGGAGAACCAGGGCTATCAGGTCGACGTGGCGGTCGACGGCGTCGACGGCTGGAACTCGGTGCGCACCGGCCGCTACGACCTGGTCGTCAGCGACGTCGACATGCCCCGCATGGACGGCGTCGAGCTGGTCTCGCTCATCAAGAAGGATCCCCGCCTCCGGCCGATCCCCGTCGTCATCGTCTCGTACAAGGACCGCGAGGAAGACCGCATCCGCGGCCTCGACGCCGGCGCCAACTTCTACCTCACCAAGAGCAGCTTCCACGACCAGACGTTCCTCTCCACCGTCGTCGACCTGATCGGCGAGGCGCGGGGATAG
- a CDS encoding chemotaxis protein CheW produces MNEPRTLDIAAEPTASRLDDCWNRIGIAGDRSCPELKLHVHCRNCPVFARAARSFFDRPAPPGYLDEWARWLSDEEYCDEERADASAAGRDAEGRRNELGVLIFRLGQEWLAFRTQAVVEATLPKPVHRVPHRSNAVLKGLVNLRGQLQLCFSLHGLLGSAPQEAAAGAEGGRDHGASPRERLIVLRDRTEIWAFAADELHGVEHFARGSLQGVPSTLANTAVSYSQAVIPWNDRSVGFLDENRVFAALRSIGQ; encoded by the coding sequence ATGAATGAACCCCGCACCCTCGACATCGCCGCGGAACCGACCGCGAGCCGACTCGACGACTGCTGGAATCGAATCGGGATCGCCGGCGACCGGAGTTGCCCGGAGCTGAAGCTCCACGTCCACTGCCGCAACTGTCCGGTGTTCGCCAGGGCCGCCCGCTCGTTCTTCGACCGTCCCGCCCCCCCCGGCTACCTCGACGAATGGGCCCGATGGCTCAGCGACGAGGAGTACTGCGACGAGGAGCGGGCGGACGCCTCGGCCGCCGGCCGCGACGCCGAGGGCCGGCGCAACGAGCTGGGCGTCCTGATCTTCCGGCTGGGCCAGGAATGGCTGGCCTTCCGCACCCAGGCCGTCGTCGAGGCGACCCTCCCCAAGCCCGTGCACCGCGTCCCCCACCGTTCCAACGCCGTCCTCAAAGGACTCGTGAACCTTCGAGGCCAGCTCCAGCTCTGCTTCTCGTTGCACGGCCTGCTCGGCTCGGCCCCGCAGGAGGCCGCCGCCGGCGCGGAAGGGGGCCGCGACCACGGGGCCTCCCCTCGCGAGCGGCTCATCGTCCTCCGCGACCGCACCGAGATCTGGGCCTTCGCCGCCGACGAACTCCACGGCGTCGAGCACTTCGCCCGAGGCAGCCTCCAGGGCGTCCCCTCCACGCTCGCCAACACGGCCGTCAGCTACAGCCAGGCCGTCATCCCGTGGAACGACCGCAGCGTCGGGTTCCTGGACGAGAACCGCGTGTTCGCCGCCTTGCGGAGCATCGGCCAATGA
- a CDS encoding CheR family methyltransferase translates to MSDSLSAIDAILNERLGLDRASIGPGLVPRAVRTRMRATGLVEERDYAELLTRSEAERQALIDEVVVPESWFFRDLLPFDFLRDHAREGWTARPARGPLRVLSLPCAGGEEPYSIAVTLEEAGLSPGRFRIDAVDVSERRLEFAKAGVYSRNALRGMGPERAARWFRERPDGFEVAESIRGRVRFRLGNILDPGLLADEPPYDVVFCRNLLIYLARAPRAQAEEKLDRLLAPDGILVIGHADALGASPAGRRFVPAAGLGTFALRRRRPDEGPSRPQSQPRPATASLPAPPRTPERPRLPAPAPAPISRPPTPTPIPAPPVAEDPRPWIERAMEHANQGRNGQALASCEAEIRRAGPSAEAYLLMAGIHQAAGRRSEAEGCYHKVIYLDPARDEALLALALIAEGRGDLGAAAGFRRRAERALKNRRADADINKTGGPAHE, encoded by the coding sequence ATGTCCGACAGCCTCAGCGCCATCGACGCGATCTTGAACGAACGGCTGGGTTTGGATCGAGCGTCGATCGGTCCGGGACTGGTGCCGCGCGCGGTCAGGACGCGGATGCGGGCGACGGGGCTGGTGGAGGAGCGCGACTACGCCGAGTTGCTGACGCGGTCGGAGGCGGAGCGGCAGGCGCTGATCGACGAGGTCGTCGTCCCCGAGAGCTGGTTCTTCCGCGACCTCCTGCCGTTCGACTTCCTCCGCGATCACGCCCGCGAGGGCTGGACGGCCCGGCCCGCGCGGGGGCCTTTGCGGGTGCTGAGCCTCCCCTGCGCGGGGGGCGAGGAACCGTACTCGATCGCCGTGACGCTCGAAGAGGCCGGGCTGTCGCCGGGCCGGTTCCGCATCGACGCCGTCGACGTCAGCGAACGGCGGCTGGAATTCGCGAAGGCCGGCGTCTATTCCCGCAACGCCCTGCGGGGGATGGGGCCGGAGCGGGCGGCGAGGTGGTTCCGCGAACGACCGGACGGCTTCGAGGTCGCCGAGTCGATCCGGGGCCGCGTTCGGTTTCGCCTGGGCAACATCCTGGACCCCGGCCTCCTGGCCGACGAGCCGCCCTACGACGTGGTCTTCTGCCGGAACCTCCTGATCTACCTGGCGAGGGCCCCGCGCGCGCAGGCTGAGGAGAAGCTCGACCGGCTCCTGGCGCCCGACGGCATCCTCGTCATCGGCCACGCCGACGCACTGGGGGCCTCTCCCGCCGGCCGCCGGTTCGTCCCGGCCGCCGGGCTCGGGACGTTCGCCCTCCGAAGGCGCAGGCCCGATGAGGGTCCATCGCGACCGCAATCCCAACCGCGTCCCGCCACGGCCTCCCTCCCCGCGCCGCCGAGGACGCCCGAACGCCCGCGCCTGCCCGCGCCGGCGCCGGCGCCGATTTCGCGCCCGCCGACCCCGACGCCGATCCCTGCTCCTCCGGTCGCCGAGGACCCTCGGCCCTGGATCGAACGGGCGATGGAGCATGCCAACCAGGGGCGGAACGGCCAGGCGCTGGCCTCCTGCGAGGCGGAGATCCGCCGCGCCGGGCCCTCGGCGGAGGCCTATTTGCTCATGGCGGGCATCCACCAGGCGGCCGGGCGCCGCTCGGAGGCGGAAGGCTGTTATCATAAGGTGATCTACCTCGATCCCGCGCGCGACGAGGCGCTTCTGGCCCTGGCGCTGATCGCCGAGGGGCGTGGCGACCTGGGCGCGGCGGCCGGGTTCCGTCGTCGCGCCGAACGGGCCTTGAAGAACCGGCGGGCCGACGCCGATATCAACAAGACGGGAGGCCCGGCGCATGAATGA